GCCTTGCACTGGACGAACGCGCCCTGACCCGCGTACTCGACCTGTACCTGGCGCTGCTGCGCCAAGTGCCTTACTCCGAGCACACCACCCTGCCGGAAGGCGACGGGCCAGCACTGATCGAGCACGTAAAAGGCATGGCCCTGCTGGCAGAGCAAAAAGACGCCTTGGGCCGCATCCTGTACCTGGATGAAGCCAACGCTGTGCTGATGACCTACTACCGCAACAACGTGCTGCACATTTTTGCCCTGCCCGCACTGCTGGCGAGTTTCTTCCTCAGCAGCTCACGCATGAGCCGCGAGCTGCTCGGCCAGTATGTGCACGCGCTGTACCCATACCTGCAAGCCGAGCTGTTCCTGCGCTGGACGCCGGAGCAAATGGACGAGGTTATCGACCAGTGGCTGGCCGCTCTGGTAGAGCAGGGTTTGCTGCGCCACGAAAACGACCTCTACCTGCGCCCCGCCCCAAGTTCGCGGCAGTTCGTGTTGCTGACCCTGCTGGCCCGTGCCATCACCCAGACCTTGCAGCGCTTCTACATGGCCACGTCCTTGCTGCTGAACAGCGGCCAGCACACGCTCACTGCCGAAGAGCTGGAAGACCTCTGCGTGATGATGGCCCAGCGCCTGTCGATTCTGCATGGCCTGAACGCGCCGGAGTTCTTCGACAAGACCTTGTTCCGTCACTTCATCCAGACCCTGGTGGAGCAAGGCGTGCTGCGCCCGGGCAGCGACGGCAAGCTGGGTTACCACGACCGGCTCGGCGAACTGGCCGAAGGTGTGGCCAAGCGCGTGCTGTCTGCCGAGCTGCGCCTTTCGATCCGCCAGGTGGCCCTGCACCGTGAAGACTCACTGGCCACCGCAGCCATCTAAGGCTTCATCGTAAAAGAAAATCCGCTAAAGTCCGTGGGGTTGGCCACAAGCCAACGCCACGGACACCGGAGATTCCATGAAAAAGCTCTTTATGCTGTGTTGCGCATCCCTGCTCGCAGCCTGTTCCAGCCACACCCCGTCCAGCCAGGCCAGCCTGGAGGGCGAGGTCTATTACCTGCAGCGCATCGCCTTGCCACCGGCCGCCACGCTCAGCGTGGAGTTGCAGGACGTGTCGCTGATGGACGCCCCCGCCGTGACCCTGGCCCGCCAGGCCGGCCCGGTCAAAGGCAATGTGCCGCTGCCGTTCCACCTCAGCTACGACCCGGCCCAGGTCAAACCCGGCCACCGCTATGCGGTCAGTGCGCGCATTGAGCTGGACGGCAAGTTGCTGTTCATCAACACCGAGCACCACGGGGTCAAGCTGGACGGCACCGACCCGCAACCTGTGCGGGTCAAAGTCGATTCGGTTCGCTGATTCCCGCCAACACCTGTTCAAAAGGAATGCTTGATGATTCGCTCCTCCCTGCGCTTCACCACCCTGTGCGCCGGCCTGCTGCTGTCGGCCAGTGCCCTGGCCCTGTCGCTCGGCGACCTGAGCCAGAAAGACGCCACCGGCGGCCTCAAGGACGCCCTCACCCAAGGTGCCCAGTTGGCCGTGAAGCAACTGAGCACTCCGGGCGGCTTCAGCAACAACCCCGACGTGCGCATCGAACTGCCGGGCAACCTCGGCAAAGCGGCCAAGGCCATGAAAATGTTCGGCAAGGGTGATCAGGTCGACGCCCTGGAAACCAGCATGAACAAAGCCGCCGAAGCGGCCGTGCCGCAAGCCCAGGCGATTTTGGTGGATGCGGTGAAGAACATGAGCGTGACCGATGCCAAAGGCATCCTCAGCGGCGGTGACGACTCGGCTACCCAGTACCTGAACAAGAGCAGCCGCGAGCAGATCCGCGCCAAGTTCCTGCCCATCGTCAAGCAAGCCACCGACAAGGTGGGCGTGGCTCAGCAGTACAACGCGTTTGCAGGCCAGGCCAAAGGCCTTGGGCTGATCAAGGATGACGCCAACATCGAGAACTACGTGACCGAGAAGGCGCTGGACGGCCTGTTCGAGATGATTGCCAAGCAGGAACAGAGCATTCGTCAGAACCCTGCCGAAGCAGCTACCAGCCTGGCCAAGAAGGTGTTTGGGGCGCTTTGATGCCCAACGCTCCTACAGGAATAACGCGGCCCCGATCGCGAATGTCTTCAGCCTTTCTTCACCCTGAACCACGCCGCATACAACGCCGGCAAAAACAGCAACGTCAGCACCGTCGCCACGATCAACCCACCCATGATCGCCACCGCCATCGGCCCATAGAACACGCTACGCGACAGCGGAATCATCGCCAGCACCGCCGCCAACGCCGTCAGCACGATCGGCCGGAAGCGCCGCACCGTGGCCTCGATGATCGCCTGCCAGCGGTCCAGCCCCGACGCGATGTCCTGCTCGATCTGGTCCACCAGAATCACCGAGTTACGCATGATCATGCCCGCAAGGGCAATGGTCCCGAGCATGGCCACGAAACCGAACGGCTGGCGGAACACCAGCAGGAACAACGTCACGCCAATCAGCCCCAACGGCGCGGTAAGGAACACCATCACCGTGCGCGAGAAGCTGCGCAGCTGAATCATCAACAAACTAAGCACCACCACGATGAACAGTGGCATGCCCGCGTTGACGGACTTCTGCCCGCGCTCGGAGTCTTCCACCGTACCGCCCACTTCCAGCAGGTAGCCATCGGGCAGGTTGGCCTTGATCTCGCTCAGGGTCGGCTCGATCTGGCGAATCAGTGTGGCCGGTTGCTCCTTGTCGTAGATGTCAGCACGCACGGTCACGGTCGGCAGCCGGTTGCGGTGCCAGATGATGCCCTCTTCAAAGCCGTACTCAAGGGTCGCCACCTGGGACAGTGCCACGCTCTGGCCGTTGTCGGTCGGCAAGGCGAGGCTGGCGAGGTTACCCAGTTCGCTGCGTTCCTGTTGGGTACCGCGCAACAGGATTTCGATCAGCTCGTTGTCCTCGCGGTACTGGCTGACTGTGGTGCCTGTCAGCGAACTCTGCAGGAAGCTCGACAGGTGCGCCGTGCTCACGCCAAGGGCGCGGGCTCGATCCTGGTCGATTTCCAGGAACACCGCTTTGCTCGGCTCCTCCCAGTCCAGGTGCACGTTTACCACGTGTGGGTTTTCGCGAACCTTGTTCGCCACTTCACGGGCCAGGGCACGCGCCTTTTCGATGTGCTCGCCGGTGACGCGGAACTGCACCGGGTAGCCCACGGGTGGGCCGTTTTCCAGGCGGGTGACCCGGGCGCGCAGGTCAGGGAACTGCTGGTCCATGGTGTCGATCAGCCAACTGCGCAGGCGCTCGCGGTCTTCCATCGACTTGGCCAGCACCACGAACTGGGCAAAGCTGGCAGCAGGCAGTTGCTGGTCCAGCGGCAGGTAAAAGCGCGGCGAACCAGTGCCCACATATGCCACGTAGTTGTCGATGCCATCCTGCTGCTTGAGCAAGGCTTCGAGCTTTTTCACCCGTTCGGCGGTGTTGGCCAGCGAGGCGCCTTCAGCCAGCTTCAAGTCGACCATCAGCTCAGGCCGTCCGGACGCCGGGAAAAACTGCTGCGGCACGAAACGGAACAACAGGATGCTGCCTACAAACGCTGCGATGGTCAGCAGGATGACCGTTTTGCGTCGCCGCACACACCACTCCACCACCCGGCGCACCCGCTGGTAGAACGGCGTGGCATACGGGTCTGGCGCGTGCCCGTCGCGGCCATGGCGTGCGGCGTGCAACTTGGCAAGGTCTGGCAGCAAGCGTTCGCCCAGGTACGGCACGAATACCACCGCCGCGACCCAGGACGTCAGCAGCGCAATGGTCACCACCTGGAAAATCGACCGGGTGTACTCGCCCGTGCTCGACGCCGCCGTGGCAATGGGCAAAAAACCGGCCGCGGTAATCAACGTACCGGTGAGCATCGGGAAGGCCGTGCTGCTCCAGGCATAACTGGCAGCCTTGAGCCGGTCAAACCCCTGCTCCATCTTGATTGCCATCATTTCCACGGCAATGATGGCGTCGTCCACGAGCAAGCCCAGAGCCAGCACCAGCGCGCCCAGCGAGATCTTGTGCAGGCCGATGCCGAAGTAGTGCATGGCGGCGAAGGTCATGGCCAGCACCAGCGGGATGACCAACGCCACCACCAGGCCGGTGCGCAGGCCCAGGGAGAAGAAGCTCACCAGCAGCACGATGACCAGTGCCTCGACCAGCACCTGCACGAACTCGCCCACTCCAGCCTTCACTGCTGCCGGCTGGTCGGACACCTTGCGCAGCTCCATGCCGGCTGGCAGGTTGTGCGACAAGCGCTCGAACTCGCCCTCCAGCGCCTTGCCCAGCACCAGAATGTCACCGCCGTCCTTCATCGATACCGCAAGGCCAATGGCATCTTCGCCCATGAAGCGCATGCGCGGCGCGGGTGGGTCGTTGAAGCCGCGGTGCACGTCGGCCACGTCGCCAATGCGGAAGGTGCGGTCACCCACGCGGATGGGGAACTGACGGATCTGCTCGACACTGTCGAAACGCCCGCTGACCCGCAACTGCAGCCGCTCGCTGGGGGTTTCGAAGAACCCGGCGGTGCTCACCGCGTTCTGCTCGCGCAGCGCCTGCTGCACGGCCTCCAGCGGCACACCCAGGGTGGCCAGCTTGAGGTTGGACAGCTCGATCCAGATCTTCTCATCCTGCAGGCCGATCAGCTCCACCTTGCCCACATCCTTGACCCGCTGCAGCTGGATCTGGATGCGGTCGGCGTAATCCTTGAGCACGGCGTAGTCAAAACCGGCCCCGGTCAGCGCGTAGATATTGCCGAACGTGGTGCCGAACTCGTCGTTGAAGAACGGCCCCTGGATTTCCGGTGGCAGGGTATGGCGAATGTCGGCGACCTTCTTGCGGATCTGGTACCACAGCTCCGGGATGTCCTTGGAATGCAGCGAATCGCGGGCCATGAACGTGACTTGCGACTCGCCCGGCCGTGAGAACGAGACAATCTTCTCGTACTCGCCGGTTTCCATGAGTTTCTTCTCGATACGTTCGGTAACCTGGCGCGACACCTCTTCAGCCGTGGCCCCCGGCCACAGGGTGCGAATGACCATGGCCTTGAAGGTAAAGGGCGGGTCTTCGCTCTGGCCCAGCTTGGTGTAGGACATGGCGCCAATGGCGGCCAGCAGGATCATCAGGAACAGTACGATCTGGCGATTGCGCAGCGCCCAGGCGGAAAGGTTGAAACCCATCAGGACTTACTCCTTGGCCGTCAGGTTCACTACACGGTTGGTGCGGTCCACGGGCCGCACCTGCTGGCCCTCGCGCAGCACATGGCCACCGGCGGCAACCACCCAGTCACCCGCGTTCAGGCCCTCAAGCACCGGCACCGTTTCAGCACCATAAGCCCCCAGGCGCACCGCCGCCCGCTCCAGGCGGCTGTCCTGCGTTACCCGCCACACATAGGCCTGGCCGTTTTCCGCGGTAACCGCCGACAACGGCACCGCCAGCGGGATCACCCCGTCATGGGCAATGAACACACGGGCGCTCTGGCCCAGTTCGGCCGGCACTTTGGCCGAGGTGAAGGTGATACGCGCAGCGAAGGTACGCGATCGCGGGTCGGCGGCGGGCGACAACTCGCGAATGCGCCCCTGGAACCGTTCGTTGGGGTGCGACCACAGCTCGACGCTGACCGGCTGCCCCACGGCAAAGCGGGCGAACTGCTGCTCCGGCAGGCCGATGAGCACCTCGCGCTCGCCATCGGCGGCCAGGGTAAACACCGTCTGCCCCGCCGCCACCACTTGCCCGACCTCGACCTGACGCTTGGCGATCACGCCCGCCTGCGGCGAACGCAGCACGGCGTACTCGGCCTGGTTGCCGGCCACGTCGAATTCGGCCTTGGCCTGCTTCAGGCGGGCCAGGCCGGCGCGGTACAGGTTTTCGGCATTGTCGTACTGGGAGTGGCTGACCATCTGCTTGTCCAGCAGCTTCTGGTAGCGGTCACGTTCGGCGCGCACCAGTGCCAGGTTCGCCTCGGCGGCGGCCACCTGGGCACGGTTGGCTTCCAGTTGCAGGCGTACGTCCTGCGGGTCCAGTTCAGCCAGCGGTTGGTCGGCCTTGACCCGTTGCCCTTCCTCGACCAGCCGCTTGCTGACCTTGCCGGCGATGCGGAAGGCCAGGTCCGGCTCGAAGCGCGCACGCACTTCGCCCGGGTAGCTGTCGGCAGCAGCTTCAGCCGGCTGCGGCTGCACCACCAGCGCCGGGCGCGGCGCGGCGGGCGGGGCGGCTTCCTGGCCGCAGCCTGCCAGCAACAACGCAGCAGTGGCAGACAGGGCGAGGGTCAAGGCATGACGCAACATGATGAATCCTTTCGCGGTGTGCACAATTAATATTTATACTGGCGAGTATATTAAGTCAGGGAACCGATGCCGGGAAGCCAGCGTCGGAAAGAAAATCGACATTAACGAAGGGACGCTCGTTAAGATGGGCGCCCCCTCAAACAGATACGGATTCCAATGCCCAACGACGCACCCATCGGCCCCGGTCGGCCCAAGGACCTGGCCAAGCGCGAGGCCATCCTCGAAGCCGCCAAGTCGCTGTTTCTCAGCCTTGGCTATGCCAACACCAGCATGGATGCGGTCGCTGCGGCGGCAGGTGTTTCAAAACTCACGGTCTACAGCCACTTCAACGACAAGCAGACGCTGTTCACCTCGGCGGTGATGGCGACCTGCCAAAACCAGTTGCCCGACCTGATGTTCGAGTACCCCGAGGGCGTACCCGTCGAGGACGTGCTGCTCAACATCGCCCGTGGCTTCCAGGCGCTGATCAGCAGTGACGAGGCGGTAAAGCTGAGCCGATTGATCATGGCACTGGGCAGCCAGGACCCGAGCTTTGGCGAGTTTTTCTACGAGGCCGGCCCCAAGCGGGTACTGGCGGGCATGGAGGCGCTGCTGCGCGGGGTGAATGAGCGGGGGTTGCTGAGGATCGACAACCCGTTGCGCGCGGCCGAGCATTTCTTCTGTTTGGTCAAGGGAGCGCCGGATTACCGGTTGCTGCTTGGCTGTGCCGGGCCGCTGGAGGGGGATGAAGCGGAGGCGCATGTGCGCGAGGTGGTGGGGGTATTCGTGCGGGCGTTTCAGGCCTGAACCATTGCGCCGGTCTACGTTTGTGTAGGAGCGGATTCATCCGCGATCACCGGCACAGCCGGTGCCATGCACCGCACCGCCTGCATCGCGGCTGAAGCCGCTCCTACACCGCACAGATCAGCGCACCTAGGCCTTCAGCGCCTTCTTCGGGTAAATGTCATACCGGCTCGACTTGCCCTCAAGGCTATGGCTCGGCTTGGGCCCTTCGATGATCGGCGCCTTGCGCGGCCGCTTCACCACTACACGGTGGGTCGCCAATGCCAACGCCGCCTCCAGCAACGCCGGCGCATCCAGGTCATCGCCCACCAACGGCCGGAACACGCGCATCTCTTTTTTCACCAGCGCGCTTTTGTCCCGGTGCGGGAACATCGGGTCCAGGTAGATCACCTGCGGCGGCTCGCCTTCCCAGCCGCGCATACGCTCGATGGCATTGCCGGTAAGCAGCCGCATGCGCTCGACGATGGGCGCCACTTCGGCATCGCCCCGCGCCCTCAGCAAACCGTCTTCGAGCAAGGCCGCAATCAACGGCTGGCGCTCGATCAAGGTCATCTGGCAGCCGAGGCTTGCCAGCACGAATGCATCCTTGCCCAGCCCCGCCGTGGCATCCAGTACTTGAGGCCGCACGCCTTGGGCGATGCCTACCGCCTTGGCGATCATCTGCCCGTTGCCACCACCAAACATACGCCGGTGCGCCGCCTGACCTTCGACAAAGTCGACCCGCACCGGCCCCGGCGCCTGCGGCCCCAACTGCTGAATCTGCAAGCCATCGGCACCGATCTGCACGGCAAACCCGGCCGTTTCGTCTTCCAGCGGCAACCCCAAACGCTCGGCCCATGCCGCCGCCTGCCCGGTGAATTCCGCCGACAGCGCCTCGACTCTGAGACCTGTGCCCTGCTCCTGCTCTACCATCGCTACGCGTACCCGAAAAAATTAATGAACGGCCAACCTCGGCCGATACAGGCAATATCCCGCTATTCTGCCAGAGCACAACGCGCGCGACTGCCATGACAGATACTCTTCCCATCGGTTTGACCTACCTGTCGCCTGTCGGCAACTACGGTCGGCAGAATACCCAGGCACTGGGTGGCGTCAGCCACCTGTGGCAGGATTTCTTCGCCCGCGCCATGGCCGAGCAGCAGGCCGAGGCACCCGATGCGGTCAGCCAGGCGCTGGTGCAGTACGACAAGGAAAGCGGCGAACCGACGGGCGGGGCCAAGGCCCTGGCACTGATCGAGACGCAACGTGCCTGCGCCGTGCACGATACCGAAGTGATCCCGCCCGAGCCGCTGTTTCTGCCCAAGGCCGAACTTGAAGCGAGCCTGCTGGAGCCAGCACCAGAGCCTTACAGCGCCGCCGACATGATCCAGCAGCAGCGTCAGCTGGACATCAGCAACAGCTGGCTGCGCCCGGTGGTGATGAGCCAGGGCCACCCAGCCCCGGAACCTGGCCCGGCCCCCTCCCCGCGCCCGCTGCACCTGCCGATTGCCGAATTTGAAATGGACTTGCTGGACCCGGCGCCCGAACCATTCGATGAAGCGACCATGGCCAAGCAGCAAAACGATCTGGAATTCGACATGCACTGGGCCCGCCCGGTGGTACTGAACAACGTTCGCGTCCACGCCTGACTTCAACGGCAAACCTGCCAGCGCCCCATGTCCAGGTGAAAATGGTTGCGGTGGGCGGCATTGTAATCCGGCCCCAACACCGTGCTGAAATGCTCGCAGGCTGCCTGCTGAACCTGGCGTAGGAAGTCTGCCTTCTGCCCGCCCGCCTCCCAGTCCCGCGTCAGCACGATGTGCTGGCCATCCTGCAGGCGAAAACCACTGATATCCAAGGCATTGGCCGTGGCGTGCTGGCTCAGCCGGCCTTGCTTGCGATGGTACACATTGCGGCAGGCGAAACTGCCCAGATGATCAACTTGCCCTACCGGCTGGCCGAATACCCGCTGGGCAGCGGGTTGCAGCCCATGGCGCTCAAACAGCGCGTAAGCCACGGCCAACGGACAGCTGGCCAGAAAGCTGCTGCTCAGGCGGGCCTGGCCTTGCTCGATACGCCACACATTCTGCAGCGGGCAATTGGCCGATGGGGGGCTGTCGGCCTGTGCCCGGTAACGCAGGCCGCTGGTTTCCAGTGCCTGACGGCACAGGCCCGGGTCATTTCGCAAGCGCGACAGCTTGTATGGGGTCAGCAGGTTGGGCGGCTGGCGAACGTCCAGCGCAGCCCAAGGGTTCCAGGCATCTGGCGGCCGCCAGCCCAGGTACCAGGCCAGACCTGCCACGGCGAGCAGCAGGCCACACAGCAGCGCCAGTGCACGCATGGGCTTCAGCGGCGGAACAGATCGTTGAGCTGGGCAAACGGCAGCGCCTGTTCGCCATACGTGAAAGTACCTTGGTCACGAATTTCCAGGGCGGCACGCTGGAAGGCGCCCAACGCCGCACGGGCCATCGACG
The genomic region above belongs to Pseudomonas sp. PSKL.D1 and contains:
- a CDS encoding YbaY family lipoprotein; the protein is MKKLFMLCCASLLAACSSHTPSSQASLEGEVYYLQRIALPPAATLSVELQDVSLMDAPAVTLARQAGPVKGNVPLPFHLSYDPAQVKPGHRYAVSARIELDGKLLFINTEHHGVKLDGTDPQPVRVKVDSVR
- a CDS encoding DUF4197 domain-containing protein; amino-acid sequence: MIRSSLRFTTLCAGLLLSASALALSLGDLSQKDATGGLKDALTQGAQLAVKQLSTPGGFSNNPDVRIELPGNLGKAAKAMKMFGKGDQVDALETSMNKAAEAAVPQAQAILVDAVKNMSVTDAKGILSGGDDSATQYLNKSSREQIRAKFLPIVKQATDKVGVAQQYNAFAGQAKGLGLIKDDANIENYVTEKALDGLFEMIAKQEQSIRQNPAEAATSLAKKVFGAL
- a CDS encoding efflux RND transporter permease subunit, with amino-acid sequence MGFNLSAWALRNRQIVLFLMILLAAIGAMSYTKLGQSEDPPFTFKAMVIRTLWPGATAEEVSRQVTERIEKKLMETGEYEKIVSFSRPGESQVTFMARDSLHSKDIPELWYQIRKKVADIRHTLPPEIQGPFFNDEFGTTFGNIYALTGAGFDYAVLKDYADRIQIQLQRVKDVGKVELIGLQDEKIWIELSNLKLATLGVPLEAVQQALREQNAVSTAGFFETPSERLQLRVSGRFDSVEQIRQFPIRVGDRTFRIGDVADVHRGFNDPPAPRMRFMGEDAIGLAVSMKDGGDILVLGKALEGEFERLSHNLPAGMELRKVSDQPAAVKAGVGEFVQVLVEALVIVLLVSFFSLGLRTGLVVALVIPLVLAMTFAAMHYFGIGLHKISLGALVLALGLLVDDAIIAVEMMAIKMEQGFDRLKAASYAWSSTAFPMLTGTLITAAGFLPIATAASSTGEYTRSIFQVVTIALLTSWVAAVVFVPYLGERLLPDLAKLHAARHGRDGHAPDPYATPFYQRVRRVVEWCVRRRKTVILLTIAAFVGSILLFRFVPQQFFPASGRPELMVDLKLAEGASLANTAERVKKLEALLKQQDGIDNYVAYVGTGSPRFYLPLDQQLPAASFAQFVVLAKSMEDRERLRSWLIDTMDQQFPDLRARVTRLENGPPVGYPVQFRVTGEHIEKARALAREVANKVRENPHVVNVHLDWEEPSKAVFLEIDQDRARALGVSTAHLSSFLQSSLTGTTVSQYREDNELIEILLRGTQQERSELGNLASLALPTDNGQSVALSQVATLEYGFEEGIIWHRNRLPTVTVRADIYDKEQPATLIRQIEPTLSEIKANLPDGYLLEVGGTVEDSERGQKSVNAGMPLFIVVVLSLLMIQLRSFSRTVMVFLTAPLGLIGVTLFLLVFRQPFGFVAMLGTIALAGMIMRNSVILVDQIEQDIASGLDRWQAIIEATVRRFRPIVLTALAAVLAMIPLSRSVFYGPMAVAIMGGLIVATVLTLLFLPALYAAWFRVKKG
- a CDS encoding efflux RND transporter periplasmic adaptor subunit, with the translated sequence MLRHALTLALSATAALLLAGCGQEAAPPAAPRPALVVQPQPAEAAADSYPGEVRARFEPDLAFRIAGKVSKRLVEEGQRVKADQPLAELDPQDVRLQLEANRAQVAAAEANLALVRAERDRYQKLLDKQMVSHSQYDNAENLYRAGLARLKQAKAEFDVAGNQAEYAVLRSPQAGVIAKRQVEVGQVVAAGQTVFTLAADGEREVLIGLPEQQFARFAVGQPVSVELWSHPNERFQGRIRELSPAADPRSRTFAARITFTSAKVPAELGQSARVFIAHDGVIPLAVPLSAVTAENGQAYVWRVTQDSRLERAAVRLGAYGAETVPVLEGLNAGDWVVAAGGHVLREGQQVRPVDRTNRVVNLTAKE
- a CDS encoding TetR/AcrR family transcriptional regulator, which encodes MPNDAPIGPGRPKDLAKREAILEAAKSLFLSLGYANTSMDAVAAAAGVSKLTVYSHFNDKQTLFTSAVMATCQNQLPDLMFEYPEGVPVEDVLLNIARGFQALISSDEAVKLSRLIMALGSQDPSFGEFFYEAGPKRVLAGMEALLRGVNERGLLRIDNPLRAAEHFFCLVKGAPDYRLLLGCAGPLEGDEAEAHVREVVGVFVRAFQA
- a CDS encoding class I SAM-dependent methyltransferase, with the protein product MVEQEQGTGLRVEALSAEFTGQAAAWAERLGLPLEDETAGFAVQIGADGLQIQQLGPQAPGPVRVDFVEGQAAHRRMFGGGNGQMIAKAVGIAQGVRPQVLDATAGLGKDAFVLASLGCQMTLIERQPLIAALLEDGLLRARGDAEVAPIVERMRLLTGNAIERMRGWEGEPPQVIYLDPMFPHRDKSALVKKEMRVFRPLVGDDLDAPALLEAALALATHRVVVKRPRKAPIIEGPKPSHSLEGKSSRYDIYPKKALKA
- a CDS encoding energy transducer TonB → MTDTLPIGLTYLSPVGNYGRQNTQALGGVSHLWQDFFARAMAEQQAEAPDAVSQALVQYDKESGEPTGGAKALALIETQRACAVHDTEVIPPEPLFLPKAELEASLLEPAPEPYSAADMIQQQRQLDISNSWLRPVVMSQGHPAPEPGPAPSPRPLHLPIAEFEMDLLDPAPEPFDEATMAKQQNDLEFDMHWARPVVLNNVRVHA
- a CDS encoding extensin-like domain-containing protein, whose protein sequence is MRALALLCGLLLAVAGLAWYLGWRPPDAWNPWAALDVRQPPNLLTPYKLSRLRNDPGLCRQALETSGLRYRAQADSPPSANCPLQNVWRIEQGQARLSSSFLASCPLAVAYALFERHGLQPAAQRVFGQPVGQVDHLGSFACRNVYHRKQGRLSQHATANALDISGFRLQDGQHIVLTRDWEAGGQKADFLRQVQQAACEHFSTVLGPDYNAAHRNHFHLDMGRWQVCR